In the Elusimicrobiota bacterium genome, TCATAACACATATTTTATCACCCATAGTCATAGCTTCAATCTGGTCATGTGTAACATAAATCATAGTTGCTTGTAACCGTTCATGCAGCATCTTAAGCTCCGCGCGCATCTGTACCCTGAGCTTAGCGTCAAGGTTACTCAACGGCTCATCAAACAAAAACACTTTTGGTTTTCTAACAATTGCGCGCCCTACTGCCACGCGCTGCCGTTGCCCGCCGCTCAGTGCTTTGGGTATACGGTCAAGCAGATGTATTATCCCCAGCATATTAGCCGCTTCATTTACACGGTCACTAATTTCTTTTTCAGGATAATGCCTCAGGCTCAACCCAAACGACATATTCTCATAAACTGTCATATGCGGATACAACGCGTAATTCTGGAATACCATTGCGATATCCCTATCTTTAGGCGGGATGTCATTCACTAATGTATCATCAATATAAATCTCACCCTTCGTAATATCCTCAAGCCCGGCGATTAACCTTAACGTCGTAGTTTTCCCGCAACCCGATGGGCCTACAAGTATACAGAATTCCTTATCTTTGATTTCCAGGGATACATCCTTCGCACCGATAACATTTCCCGGATATGTTTTTGACACGTTCTTCAGAATTACCTGTGACACAATTTACCACCTCGTCAAAAAAGTTTTTACCACAATTTTAT is a window encoding:
- the ugpC gene encoding sn-glycerol-3-phosphate ABC transporter ATP-binding protein UgpC, whose translation is MSQVILKNVSKTYPGNVIGAKDVSLEIKDKEFCILVGPSGCGKTTTLRLIAGLEDITKGEIYIDDTLVNDIPPKDRDIAMVFQNYALYPHMTVYENMSFGLSLRHYPEKEISDRVNEAANMLGIIHLLDRIPKALSGGQRQRVAVGRAIVRKPKVFLFDEPLSNLDAKLRVQMRAELKMLHERLQATMIYVTHDQIEAMTMGDKICVMRDGIVQHIATPLGLYNKPANRFVAGFIGSPPMNFLECGIEKTEKGVYLNEGKFKLKVPEDLTGILIEYIGKRVVFGMRPEDIYDKLYAPLADPESTITATVEVVEPLGNEIHLHLTTGKQIFVARVDAHNQAQSNQDIELVFNMRKMHIFDIET